A stretch of DNA from Thermodesulfobacteriota bacterium:
TCATCCGGAGTACAGTGGCCTGATCACAGGAAGCATTGGAATCAACCGGGCGGGCGGTAATCAACCCCGTAATTCCAAAAGACAGCCTTTCTCGTCATTCCGGACCCCGATCCGGAATCCAGCGGGCCGACCGTGTCAGCGGAGAAGAATGCTTTTACACTGGATTACCCGGTTCCCAAAAAATATTGACACCAAATGCCGAGGTATGGTCTTGTAAATTAAAATAAAATTTACCGCATCCAATCGGATAATAAATCATGAAATGTCCTAAATGTGATTTTATCAATCCTGACAATTCCGGAGAGTGCCGGAAGTGCGGGGTAATTTCCGATAAAATTTCCCAGACAGGATTAAAGGATTCCGCACCAGTCGAAGTCAACAAAAGCAAATTCCTTCCCCGAAAATCATTAAAAGAAATGTACAAAGAAGATGCCGACAGAGCTCTTGTTGATATGCTTTTCCGCTACATTCTTAGCGCGATATTTTTTATTGTCCCGGTATATCTATTTTTATCTAATTCTTTTTCTATTAAGTGGTATTATTTCCCGTTGCTTTTCTTCTCTTTTGTCGCATTAGCGCTTGGCGAATCCGTGAGGCTGGGTTTAGAAGATTATAATAAAAAACGGGAATTTCAGGCGCAAAGAGAAGCTGAACAATATGTAAAAGTTTCCGCCGATGGGCGGGTTCAGTGCTCAAAATGCGGCTGTTTTTCAGTCGTCACCATACCCGAAAAACATCAATCCGGTGTAACCGGTGGAATCCTCTTGGACCCTTTGATCATTTTAAGCAGCGGCGGGGGCGACAGTAATTTGATCAATGTTTGTCAGCACTGCGGGCATCAGATGCGGTTTCGGGAAAACGTAAAAAACATGTAGAGTCAATTCAATCTCTTAGAAAAAAGCCCTTATAAACAGCCAACTTGATGGGGAGATTCTCATGACCGGGCATCCGGGCGCGCTGACCGAAGCCGATACCTGTCGCAAGTTTGTTCTGCCGCAACTCATCTCGTCCGGATGGGACACGGAGCCCCACTCCTTTACGGAACAGCGCACCTTCACCGACGGCCGCATCATTGTTTCCGGAAATCAAATACGGCGCGGTCCGCAGAAACGGGCCGACTACCTGCTGCGCTTTACCCGCGATTTTCCCATCGCCGTGGTCGAAGCCAAGGCCAACTACAAATCAGCCGGCGACGGCCTTCAACAAGCCAAGGAATACGCCCGCATTCTGGGGCTCAATTTCGCTTACGCCACCAACGGCAGAGAAATCATCGAAGTTGATTTTCTGACCGGCCGGGAGGAACGGTTAAGCGCCTTCCCCAGCCCGGCCGACCTGTGGAACCGGTTGCGCGGCAGCCAGAATCTGGACGAAGACAGGGCCGAACAGTTCCTTTCACCTTCGTACCTGGAAGCCGATCGCCGCCCCCGCTATTATCAGGAAATCGCCATCAACCGCGCCATGCAGGCGATCCTCCAAAATAAAAAACGCATCCTGCTGACCATGGCCACCGGCACCGGCAAAACCCTGGTTGCCTTTCAGATCTGCTGGAAACTCTGGTCCGCCCGCTGGAACCGGAGCGGAGAATACCGGCGGCCCAAAATCCTTTACCTGGCCGACAGAACCGTTCTGGTCGATGACCCCAAGGACAAGACCTTCACCCCCTTTGGCGAGGCCCGCCATAAAATCGAAAACGGCGAAGTCGTCAAAAGCCGGGAAATGTACTTCGCGCTGTATCAGTCCCTGGCCCGGGACGAACGCCGACCCGGCCTGTATCGCGAGTTCGGCCCTGATTTTTTCGATCTGATCATCGTGGACGAATGCCACCGCGGCAGTGCCGATGACGAAAGCAACTGGCGCGAAATCCTGGAATATTTTGAGCCGGCCTACCAGTTGGGCATGACGGCCACGCCCCTGCGGGAGGACAACCGCGATACCTATAAATATTTCGGCAACCCGATTTACACCTATAGCCTGCGGGACGGCATCGCCGACGGATTCCTGGCGCCTTACCGGGTCCACCGCATCGTTACCACGGTCGACGCCGCCGGCTGGCGACCCACCAAAGGCGAGTTGGACCGCTACGGCCGCGAAATTCCCGACGAGGAATACCACACCAAGGATTTTGAACGCCTCGTGGCCCTGCGCGTGCGCACGGAAGCCATTGCCGCGCACCTGACCGGATTTTTGAAAAAATCCGGCGACCGTTTCGGCAAAACACTGGTCTTCTGCGTCGATCAGGAACACGCCGATGAGATGCGCCGCGCGCTGAACAACCTGAACGCGGACCTGGCCGCGGAAAACCCCGACTATGTCTGCCGGGTGACCTCCGATGAAGGCGCCATCGGCAAGGGGCACTTGAGTCGTTTCCAGGAACTGGAGAAGCTGACGCCGGCCATCCTGACCACCTCCAAACTGCTGACCACCGGCGTGGACGCGCCCATGATCAAAAACGTGGCCCTGGTCCGGGTGGTCGGGTCCATGACCGAATTTAAGCAGATCATCGGCCGCGGCACCCGGGTCCGGGACGATTACGGCAAATATTATTTCAACATCCTCGACTACACCGGCGCCGCCACCCGACACTTCGCGGACCCCGACTTTGACGGCGAACCCTCTCTGGTGACCGAAGAAACCATCGACGAACAGGGAAACACCACGGCCGAAACAATCGTGCAGCCCGAAGAAACCCCGGAAGCGCAATACACGGCCACGGACATCATCGGCGATCCCAAAATCTCGGAACCCACCGGTCAATCAGGCCCCAGAAAGTACTACGTGGACAACGGCTCCGTGGAAATCGCGGCCCAGCTTGTTTATGAACTCGATAGCGACGGCAAACAACTGCGGGTGGTCAAATACACGGATTATACCGCCGATAAGGTCAGAACCCTGTATGCCACGGCCGCGGAGCTGCGGCGTCACTGGGCCGATCCCGTGGACAGAAAGGAGATCATCGCCCGGCTGGCGGAAAGGGGCATCGAATTTGACGAACTGATGCGCCAGACCAACCGGCCCGAAGCAGACCCTTTTGACCTGCTCTGCCACGTGGCCTTTAACGCGCCCCTGCGCACCAGAAGGGAACGGGCCGACCGGCTGCGCAAGGACCGCAAGGATTTTTTTGACAAATACGCCCCCGAAGCCCGGGCCGTGCTGGAAGACCTGCTCGACAAATACACCGAATACGGCATTGCCGAGTTCACCCTGCCCGATGTCTTAAAAGGGCCGCCCATTTCCGACCACGGCAATGTCGGAGAAATCATCGGGATCTTCGGCGGGCCGGACATCCTGCGCCAGGCCGTCAACGAACTGCAACAGGAACTGTACGCGGCGTAAAATACGGCCGACGGTAACAGGAGCAAAGGCGACACATGCCGAAAAACAAAAAAACGACCGACAACCAGCCCCTGACCACAACTCAGCAACTGGGGTCGCTCATCAAATCCGCCCGGGACATCATGCGCAAGGACAAGGGCTTAAACGGCGACCTGGACCGCCTGCCCCTGTTCACCTGGATACTGTTTCTCAAATTCTTAGACGACATGGAGCAGCTCCGGGAACAGGAAGCCCTGCTGTCCGGCGAAAAATACCGGCCGGACATCGAAAAGCCCTATCGCTGGCGGGACTGGGCCGCGCCTGAGGACGGCTTTACCGGCGAAGACCTGATCCGGTTTGTCAACCAGGACGAGGCCGTGCGGCCGGACGGGAAAAATGGCCCGGGCCTGCTGGCTTACCTGCGGTCCCTCCAGTCGGTCAACGGACACGGCCGCCGGGATGTCATCGCCAATGTGTTCCGGGGCGTTCAGAACCGCATGATCAGCGGCTACCTGCTGCGCGACGTGGTCAACAAGGTCAACGGCATCCATTTTAACTCCTCCGAGGAAATTCACACCTTAAGCAGCCTGTACGAAACCATGCTGCGGGAAATGCGCGACGCCGCCGGCGACAGCGGCGAGTTTTACACCCCCCGGCCGGTGGTTCGGTTCATGGTGGCGATCAGCGATCCGCGTCTCGGCGAAACGGTCCTGGACCCGGCCTGCGGCACCGGCGGCTTTCTGGTCGAAGCCTATAGTCATCTGGCCGCCCAGTGTCACAGCGTCAAAGACCGTAAAATCCTTCAGGAGCAATCCATTTACGGCCAGGAGGCCAAATCCCTGCCCTACATGCTGTGCCAGATGAACCTGCTGCTGCACGGGCTGGAATACCCCCGCATCATTTATGACAACTCCCTGAACGTCAAAATCCAGGAGATCGGGGACCGGGACCGGGTGGACGTCATCCTGACCAATCCGCCCTTTGGCGGTGAAGAAGAAACCGGCATCAAGTCCAACTTTCCCGGGGATCTGCAAACTTCCGAAACCACGCTCCTGTTTCTCCAGCTCCACATGCGCCTGCTCAAACGCCCGGAAAAGAACAACGGCAAACCCGGCCGGGCGGCCGTAATCGTGCCCAACGGCACTCTGTTCGGCGACGGCGTCTGCGCCCGCATCAAGGAACAGTTGTTGAAAGAATTTAACCTCCATACCATCGTGCGCCTGCCCGGCGGGGTGTTCGCGCCCTACACCGGCATCCCCACCAACCTGCTTTTTTTCGACCGCTCCGGACCGACCAGGGACATCTGGTATTATGAACTCCCCCTGCCCGAAGGCCGGAAGAATTATACCAAGACCAAACCCATGCAGTTTGAAGAATTTTCCGACTGCATCGCCTGGTTCAAACAAAAGCGCCGGGAGGAAAACGACCACGCCTGGCGCATCGCGGCCAAAGATGTCTTAAAGTACGACGACAACGGCAACCTGGTCTCCTGCAACCTGGACCTGAAAAACCCCACCGGCGCCGATGCCCTGGAACACCTGCCCCCGGAACAACTCGCGGCCGACATCCTGGAAAAGGAACGGCGGATTATTGAGATCATGGAAGAGATTGCGGCGGAACTGGGGAGAGGGAAGAATGGCTGATAATCCGTGGGGAAGAGTCCGTTTGGGCGATGTTTTAACGCAGGTATGCAGGGCAACACCGGTCGACCCCACAATTGAGTATTCCCTTTTAGGAGCGCACTGGTACGCCAAAGGCCTTTATGTCAAAGAGGTAAAATCGGGAGCAAAAATTCAGGCATCGAAACTTTACCGCGTAAAATGCGGGGACTTTGTCTACAATCGGTTATTCGCCTGGAAGGGATCCTTTGCGATTGCCACAGAGGATAATGACGGATGTTTTGTTTCAAATGAGTTTCCCTGTTTCAGCGTCAATCCAGATAGAGTTGATGCCCAGTTCCTCTGGCATTATTTCAGCCGCCAGTCATCTTGGAACGAGGCCCTCGGCTTGAGTTATGGCGCCACGCCGACAAGTAGAAACCGTTTAAAAGAAAAACATTTTTTGTCACTTGAAATCCCCCTTCCCCCTCTATCCGAACAGCGCCGCATCGTGGCAAAAATCGAACGCCTGGCTGCCAGGGTTGAAGAGGCGAAAAAATTACGTTCAGAAACAACTACAAAAGTAGCCTCACTGCGGGGTGCTATAGTCGAAAAGATCTGCTTTGATCAGAAATTTAAAATGGTCAGTTTTGGTGATGTGCTCCAATCGGCCTCCAATGGAATCTATAAACCGCCTGAGTTTTGGGGGACTGGAATTCCTTGTGTGAGGATGTACAACATTGACGGCCCGGAAATGAACACCCAAAATATTCAGTTTCTGAATGTTACAGCCGAAGAGATTGAAAAATTCGGTTGTTCCGAAGGGGATTTGATTTTTAATCGCGTCAATAGCGCCGAACTGGTTGGTAAGACGGGACTTGTTTCTTCTGAATTTCCGAAATGTACATATGAAAGCAAGAACATGAGGTTGAAGGTTGACAGGTCAAAAGTTATTCCAGCGTTCGCCGCATTGGTTTTAAATTCAAATCCGGTGAAGCGTTACTATAGAGGCGAATTGAAACAACAGTGCGGAATGGCTACTTTAAATCAACAACATGTTAAAAGCATCCCTTTCCCATTACCTGACAAAAGTCAGCAGGAAAAAATCATGTTAGAATTTCGGAGATTCCAAAGTAAAATCGAGCAAATTCAGCCCCACCAATCCAAAACAGCCACTGAACTCGACGCCATGCTCCCCAGCATCCTTGACCGGGCTTTCAGGGGTGAATTGTGAAGGTCAATGTGGAATATTTTTTTACCATATGGGCCATAATGCTAAACGAACGAAAAGAAAAAATTTTATCCTTAGGAGAGACTAACGATGTTGGATGGATTCGCAATATCTGGATACAGAAGCTTCGGCAACGATCAGGTCAAAATCAATGATCTGCAACGAGTCAATGTGTTTATTGGAAAAAACAATTGCGGAAAGTCAAATGTCCTTCGGTTTATCAACCTCCTTCCCCCTTTCCTTAATCCCAGCAAACAGAATGAGCCAAGGCCGAAGCTTGATAACATGCTTGACTTCTCAATGAATACGACATCCAAAAAAGTTATGTGCGGCATCCAGATCAAAAAAGGAGGGTTTACTGACAGCATCTTTCAAAGCATTGCAAAACCATTCGGCAACTTATGGACCACAGTATTTCCTGATAATGCTAATAGCATGTGGCTTCAGTTCCAACTCACAGGAAACGGACCGGCGGACGAACAAAGCATCGAGGCATTAGCATCCCAGATATTACAGAAATGCAATAGTTACCAGCAACAAGACCTAACGAGGGAATTATGCAAATACACCGGTGGTGATCCAAACCAGAGAGCGCATGATATTGCCGTTGCAATACATACAAAGGTACGTTTATCGATGAGCGCCCACATGATCGACGCTTTTAGAAGGATAACTAATGGGGACGGCAACCCTTTATCAGGCGCAGGTCTCATCAAGGAATTACGAAAACTGCAGTCGCCAGAGCTTAGCCAATATACGTCTGGCAAAGCCCGGTTCTCCAAAATCGTAGGGTTCCTGCGTTCAATACTGGGGGAACCGACAGCTAAGATAGAGATTCCAGCAGAAAAGGATGAGATATACGTAACGCTGAACGAAAAGGTGCTGCCTCTTGACTCCCTGGGGACTGGGATTCATGAGTTGATAATCATTGCTGCGGCAGTGACTCTTACGGATAATACTATCTTCTGCATCGAGGAGCCTGAAATACACATCCACCCCGAACTTCAAAAAAAGTTCATCGAGTTTATTAACAAAAACACAAGCAACCAGTATCTGATTACATCACACTCAAACTCATTCTTTGATCTACCGGGCGTCAACATCTATAGGTGTTGGCTTGAAGAAGGCACTACCAAATGTCTCCTTGCCTCTGAAGACAGGGATAAACACGCATTGTTGAGGGATCTTGGCTACAGGCCAAGCGACTTGTTACAAGCCAATTATGTAATTTGGGTCGAAGGTCCTTCTGACCGCATATATTTGAAACACTGGATTCAAACCAAGGCGCCAGACCTTATCGAAGGGCTACACTACACGATAATGTTCTATGGTGGCCGGCTTCTATCGCATCTATCATACGATCATCCAGAGGTAAGTGATTTTGTCAAACTGGCACGATTAAACAGAAGTGCCTGCATT
This window harbors:
- a CDS encoding class I SAM-dependent DNA methyltransferase encodes the protein MPKNKKTTDNQPLTTTQQLGSLIKSARDIMRKDKGLNGDLDRLPLFTWILFLKFLDDMEQLREQEALLSGEKYRPDIEKPYRWRDWAAPEDGFTGEDLIRFVNQDEAVRPDGKNGPGLLAYLRSLQSVNGHGRRDVIANVFRGVQNRMISGYLLRDVVNKVNGIHFNSSEEIHTLSSLYETMLREMRDAAGDSGEFYTPRPVVRFMVAISDPRLGETVLDPACGTGGFLVEAYSHLAAQCHSVKDRKILQEQSIYGQEAKSLPYMLCQMNLLLHGLEYPRIIYDNSLNVKIQEIGDRDRVDVILTNPPFGGEEETGIKSNFPGDLQTSETTLLFLQLHMRLLKRPEKNNGKPGRAAVIVPNGTLFGDGVCARIKEQLLKEFNLHTIVRLPGGVFAPYTGIPTNLLFFDRSGPTRDIWYYELPLPEGRKNYTKTKPMQFEEFSDCIAWFKQKRREENDHAWRIAAKDVLKYDDNGNLVSCNLDLKNPTGADALEHLPPEQLAADILEKERRIIEIMEEIAAELGRGKNG
- a CDS encoding AAA family ATPase; translation: MLDGFAISGYRSFGNDQVKINDLQRVNVFIGKNNCGKSNVLRFINLLPPFLNPSKQNEPRPKLDNMLDFSMNTTSKKVMCGIQIKKGGFTDSIFQSIAKPFGNLWTTVFPDNANSMWLQFQLTGNGPADEQSIEALASQILQKCNSYQQQDLTRELCKYTGGDPNQRAHDIAVAIHTKVRLSMSAHMIDAFRRITNGDGNPLSGAGLIKELRKLQSPELSQYTSGKARFSKIVGFLRSILGEPTAKIEIPAEKDEIYVTLNEKVLPLDSLGTGIHELIIIAAAVTLTDNTIFCIEEPEIHIHPELQKKFIEFINKNTSNQYLITSHSNSFFDLPGVNIYRCWLEEGTTKCLLASEDRDKHALLRDLGYRPSDLLQANYVIWVEGPSDRIYLKHWIQTKAPDLIEGLHYTIMFYGGRLLSHLSYDHPEVSDFVKLARLNRSACIVIDSDKEKSHGRINKTKHRVKEDFERNSCMTWVTNGRSIENYIPESVFNNAVATVHPKTKRNIKWSRFGDFTRLRTDKVIDKVSVARAVSQAKPDFSILDLNAVLDRLIGEIRKSNKLTAIKAQN
- a CDS encoding restriction endonuclease subunit S encodes the protein MADNPWGRVRLGDVLTQVCRATPVDPTIEYSLLGAHWYAKGLYVKEVKSGAKIQASKLYRVKCGDFVYNRLFAWKGSFAIATEDNDGCFVSNEFPCFSVNPDRVDAQFLWHYFSRQSSWNEALGLSYGATPTSRNRLKEKHFLSLEIPLPPLSEQRRIVAKIERLAARVEEAKKLRSETTTKVASLRGAIVEKICFDQKFKMVSFGDVLQSASNGIYKPPEFWGTGIPCVRMYNIDGPEMNTQNIQFLNVTAEEIEKFGCSEGDLIFNRVNSAELVGKTGLVSSEFPKCTYESKNMRLKVDRSKVIPAFAALVLNSNPVKRYYRGELKQQCGMATLNQQHVKSIPFPLPDKSQQEKIMLEFRRFQSKIEQIQPHQSKTATELDAMLPSILDRAFRGEL
- the hsdR gene encoding EcoAI/FtnUII family type I restriction enzme subunit R, encoding MTGHPGALTEADTCRKFVLPQLISSGWDTEPHSFTEQRTFTDGRIIVSGNQIRRGPQKRADYLLRFTRDFPIAVVEAKANYKSAGDGLQQAKEYARILGLNFAYATNGREIIEVDFLTGREERLSAFPSPADLWNRLRGSQNLDEDRAEQFLSPSYLEADRRPRYYQEIAINRAMQAILQNKKRILLTMATGTGKTLVAFQICWKLWSARWNRSGEYRRPKILYLADRTVLVDDPKDKTFTPFGEARHKIENGEVVKSREMYFALYQSLARDERRPGLYREFGPDFFDLIIVDECHRGSADDESNWREILEYFEPAYQLGMTATPLREDNRDTYKYFGNPIYTYSLRDGIADGFLAPYRVHRIVTTVDAAGWRPTKGELDRYGREIPDEEYHTKDFERLVALRVRTEAIAAHLTGFLKKSGDRFGKTLVFCVDQEHADEMRRALNNLNADLAAENPDYVCRVTSDEGAIGKGHLSRFQELEKLTPAILTTSKLLTTGVDAPMIKNVALVRVVGSMTEFKQIIGRGTRVRDDYGKYYFNILDYTGAATRHFADPDFDGEPSLVTEETIDEQGNTTAETIVQPEETPEAQYTATDIIGDPKISEPTGQSGPRKYYVDNGSVEIAAQLVYELDSDGKQLRVVKYTDYTADKVRTLYATAAELRRHWADPVDRKEIIARLAERGIEFDELMRQTNRPEADPFDLLCHVAFNAPLRTRRERADRLRKDRKDFFDKYAPEARAVLEDLLDKYTEYGIAEFTLPDVLKGPPISDHGNVGEIIGIFGGPDILRQAVNELQQELYAA